The nucleotide window TCTTGTCCTGATTTATCATGACTCATCAGGATTGGTAAGTGCCTTGCATCGCTCGCGACGCCCTCATAGTTTTCCATTCGTAAGGGAGGCAGTAAAGTTGGGAACCAGCCGTTAAATATTTCGGGCCGACAGAGAGGCCATAATGATAGATACTACAACACTTTCAAACAGTGTTTGCGCAAGACCACGGCTAATGGCAGGAGGATCTGGATGAAATCTTTGAGAGCATTCGGAGGCGATGGACTGACCATTATCTCGAAGGTTTGGCCGCGAAAACTTCTCCTCGTCTTTGCGGGATTGTTACTAATTCTCTCCTCGTCGTGCAATAAGGAATCTACAAATCAGCCCCCATGGAAAACTCCCTACGAGCTGTGGCAGTTGCGCAATCCCCACGGCTATACGATCGACCAAAGACGATCGTGCTTTTGTCCTTATAGTGGTATTCTTGTGCGAGTCTGGGTCGTAGCTGATACGGTTTTCAGAGTGACTACAATCCCTGATACCGCGATTGTATCGTATCCGTTCTACAGGTCTGTTGATTCTCTGTTCAGTCTAATTCGAAATTCCACGAACGATTCGCTCGTCATCCGTTATAATGCCGATTACGGATATCCGGAATACCTGGATGTCAATCCGCAATCCCATCCGGTTGATGGCGGGTTTACTTACGAAAATTCGAACCTGCAGCCAATGGGGTTGCGTGTAACCAAGAGATAGGGGAAGCACCGGCCACATTGTTTCTTCCTGTCGCCTGCGATATATTTTCTTCATCGCAACCATTGAGGGCACTCACAGACGTCCAATTCATTGCACTCTGATAGATTATCGGGGCTTACCATTGTGTTTCAAAAATAAAATTACAAATAGGAGAAGATCATGACTACTCTATTCCTCACAGTGTTGTTCGTTGTCGTCGGGTTTGCGCTGCTGACGGCAAAGTCGTCAGACCCCCGATTCGGGGCGAACATCAAAAGACTCGGCTTCCTGAGTTTTGGATTGGCAGTGATAGTATTTCTTGCGGCATCATTCACAGTCATCGAGCCGGGTTATGTCGGCGTGCCTGTATTATTCGGCAATGTCGGCTCACAATCTCTTTCGGCTGGTTTTCATCCGATATTCTTTTTGACTGATGTTTATAAAATGTCTATCCAGACGAAAGACTATACTATGTCTTCAGCCAATAGCGAAGGCAACAGAACTGGTGATGATGCTGTTGCTACGCTATCGCGTGATCAACTTATTCTGAAATTCGATGTCACAGTTTGGTATCATTTAGATCCATCGCAGGCAAATAATGTTTACAGTAATATCGGTCTGAATTACGAAGAAGTGATCGTGAGGCCGGCCATCAGAACTGCGCTGGTAAATGCCGCTACCAAGTTTGATGCGAGCGATGTTATGTCTCTCCAAAGAGACGCTTATACCAAGATGGTTACTGAATTATTATTGCAGGAACTGACCGGTAAGGGCGTAATTTTGGACAACGTGCTCATCAGAAACGTAGAACCGCCGGCAACCGTTAGCGATGCTATTGCAGCAAAACTTAAAGCCTCTCAGCAAGCGCAGCAAATGGAATACACCATACAGTATGCTCAGAAGGAAGCGCAGCGAAAAGCGATCGAGGCTCAGGGCATTGCGGATGCTCAAAGAATAATCAACAATGGACTGACGCAGAATTATCTGCAGTGGTATTACATCAGTCAGCTCAAGGAACTGGTGAACAGTCCCAACAACTCGACAATCATTCTGCCGTACGACCAGAGGCTGACGCCGTTATTGAATATTCAGAACAAGAAG belongs to Candidatus Kryptoniota bacterium and includes:
- a CDS encoding DUF6174 domain-containing protein, translated to MKSLRAFGGDGLTIISKVWPRKLLLVFAGLLLILSSSCNKESTNQPPWKTPYELWQLRNPHGYTIDQRRSCFCPYSGILVRVWVVADTVFRVTTIPDTAIVSYPFYRSVDSLFSLIRNSTNDSLVIRYNADYGYPEYLDVNPQSHPVDGGFTYENSNLQPMGLRVTKR
- a CDS encoding prohibitin family protein; translation: MTTLFLTVLFVVVGFALLTAKSSDPRFGANIKRLGFLSFGLAVIVFLAASFTVIEPGYVGVPVLFGNVGSQSLSAGFHPIFFLTDVYKMSIQTKDYTMSSANSEGNRTGDDAVATLSRDQLILKFDVTVWYHLDPSQANNVYSNIGLNYEEVIVRPAIRTALVNAATKFDASDVMSLQRDAYTKMVTELLLQELTGKGVILDNVLIRNVEPPATVSDAIAAKLKASQQAQQMEYTIQYAQKEAQRKAIEAQGIADAQRIINNGLTQNYLQWYYISQLKELVNSPNNSTIILPYDQRLTPLLNIQNKK